In the genome of Mercurialis annua linkage group LG8, ddMerAnnu1.2, whole genome shotgun sequence, the window CGCCAATTCATCAGCTTTTGTCTCCAAAAGCTGATGAATTGGCGACGAGCATGTCCGTCGCAAATACCGAAGTCCGTCGCAAAATTCATTGTTTTTCGGCATTTTTCTGCCGTTTTACGCTATTTTTTTGCTGTTTTCCCATGTCGTTTTAAATACAGTAAAACAATTCAATTATGAATTACAATCAATTAAAActgacaaatatatatatatatatatatatatatatatatatatatatatatatatatatatatataagagtaTACATATAAACGtcagaatataaaaaaaaaccgtattatatgtttgtaataaaataaactaacacgACACTACAAAGCTGGTGTGTCGTCATCGTCTGGTGGGGTAGGTGGGCGTTGTGGCCGATATTCTGCCGGAAGGTTAGGAATCATCCTGGCAATCTCCTCGCGTATCATCTGGGCCATGTTCGCAGCCTGCTGTTCCCGAGCCAGTCGCAGACCCTCTTGAATGCCGGCCTGCACacggcgctcgacctcctcgtCTGCCTGCTGCGACGTCCTAGAAGAGCTGCCTCGCTGCACCCTGGTGCTTGGCCCGGCGTACCTGCTGCTCGCAGAACCCAAGCCGTACACGCGTTTCTTCTTGTTGATGCCCTCGATGTCTTGAAACACCTGGATCTCGTCCACTGCAGCTGGGCTCGAGGAGCTACCCTCTCCGGTCTGAGGCTGTGTCGCAGCAGCAAGCCTCTCAGTGATGGCGTcctacaaaacaataaaaagaatATCAGTTTAGTTTTAAAGCAACCAAAAATGCATAACATATTACA includes:
- the LOC130014716 gene encoding uncharacterized protein LOC130014716, with product MKADKKPVDKRAQDMTDAITERLAAATQPQTGEGSSSSPAAVDEIQVFQDIEGINKKKRVYGLGSASSRYAGPSTRVQRGSSSRTSQQADEEVERRVQAGIQEGLRLAREQQAANMAQMIREEIARMIPNLPAEYRPQRPPTPPDDDDTPAL